gtctccattgtgattgttcattagaTTTCTTCGGGTGAttagacttcatattattgattggttcatcccctctacgcggcggtataaagatcaaaccatctcttttacattcccgcaaactaaagtagcttacttacttgtatagaaactttaggtagctttctagtgttagtgacatagctcttgtgtgcctagtgatcatatcaactagaattgttggataggtgacttgcaaacaccccattagagctagagtaaaaagctatgctttgttatttactaacctcttgctctagtgagtttgtagattttttaaataggctattcaccccccctctagccatattaggacctttcacacgTGAATTGATCAGGTACGACACATGTGCAAATAAAACCCGGCACATGGAAGGAAATCATCAAGCCACGTGGTTGAATGATAAACAAAATGTGGACGGACAGAACCATGACATGTGGTCGAATAAGAAACAGCTACATGGAACAACAAAAATATGCCACATGGTCCAATTTAGAATTGACACGTAATCCAACCATAACATGATATATGTGGCCATAGAAAACTGACATATGGAACAACATTTGGTCCATTAAGAACCTGAAACGTGCAAGAACTAGAGATGACCATATTATTCAATAACAAGCTGACACGTACTTGAACCATCTCCAATACAGTTGGTTATAGCAGATACGCGCATAAAGCACTTGTATGATGAATTTCCAAATTTGTCACAGAATTGCAAATTTGACGAGGTTTTTGCGACGATCCACATTTTGTCATAAATTTGTCATGAAACTAAAACCATGACGAATTTGGCATCTTGAGTGATGAAAACAATTCGTCATAGCAGTTGAAATTTCTATTAGTGTATGTGAATGTTTTCTATGATTTACATGATAAATAGGCTTATAAACAGGCATACTTAGATTTCACATTGACTTCAAATAATATTACATCATAACATAAAGAGCAAAATGCGATATGATTCCAACATTACATGACAACATCACTTCCAAATTTTGGACAGAACCATACCCACACCTACACATCAGCTAATACAACATACTCCTTCTTCTTCTACACTTGCTCCAGCAAGTTCCAAAGATCGTCCACAACATTGTCTACATTTTCCTTCACTTCATCCAGTTCTTCCTTGAGGATCCATGACCAACATCAACTTTAGTTAAATGGCTACTCTTAATTACATGCCGTTCGTGATGCTCACTCTTCATTACATGCAGTTAGTGATCCTCTGGACCTCTGATCCTCTTGCCAATTTATGGTACTATTTCTCATACACTATGAAGCCACAAGTTGTTGAATCGTTGTGTAGAGAATAAAACCATAGTTGCATCAATGCCACACCTTGATGTTCTCCAAGTGCTTAAAGAAGTTGTTGTAATTGTCCAGTTGCTTGCTCCAAATACCTATGAAAGAAGCAGTGCATCTGGGGCACTCTGCGAGGACTGGCTAGACCAATTCGTGGAGGTCGACTCTGTTATCCTAGCTCCCCTCATTAGGTTGCCCCTTATTATCCGGATCTAGTAGGTGATGATGACAATGGCTTTATGGATCGGGCGCCTAGGGTTAGGGTTATGTCGTCATTCGAGGATGAGATACAGAGTGAGCGAGAGGATGAAGAGAGTGCAAGCACATCCATGTTAGTCTAGAGTTGTGGGCGGTTGACAATGAGATAGTGGATAAAAACATCCATACGTTCGTAGATGGGCTCAggtacatgagaaatatagaaTATGATATTGATAAGAGAATTGTAATGGTAGCTTTTTACAATATAAGTAAATTGTAATAACATAAATCAAAACATTGAAAATTATAGCTGTATGGATCTAATAAATATGGAAATTTCTGTGAATAGCCCCTCCGAACCCCTAATAAATCTAAAGAAAAACCTCCTTTGCCGGACCTTAAACCATCTCCGGGAGGACCTTAACCATCTCAGGCGAAATGGCGGCCTCCGGTGAGGGCGCGTCGCTGCCGTCTCCGGCGGGCGGGGAGGATGCGCACCGCCGCCGCGTGAGCTATTTCTACGAGCCGTCGATCGGCGACTACTACTACGGGCAAGGTCACCCGATGAAGCCCCACCGCATCCGCATGGCGCACTCGCTGGTGGTCCACTACGGCCTCCACCGCCTCCTCGAGCTCTCCCGCCCCTACCCGGCCTCTGAGGCCGACATCCGCCGCTTCCACTCCGACGACTACGTCGCCTTCCTCGCGTCCGCCACCGGAAACCCCAGTGTCCTCGACCCGCGCGCCGTTAAGCGCTTCAACGTCGGTGAGGACTGCCCCGTGTTCGACGGTCTCTTCCCCTTCTGCCAGGCCTCCGCGGGGGGAAGCATCGGCGCCGCCGTCAAGCTCAACCGCGGGGATGCTGACATCACCGTCAACTGGGCTGGCGGCCTCCACCACGCCAAGAAGAGCGAGGCCTCCGGTTTCTGCTATGTCAACGACATCGTCCTCGCCATCCTCGAGCTCCTCAAGTTCCACAGGGTTTGTGCTGATTTAACTTTTACTACTTTATTACATTTATTAAATGTTTGGATACTTGGCTTTGTTTTCGGAGAGAGTTTTATTAGATTGATTGCTGGACTTAGATGTGAATTTTTAGTGATTTTTTGATCGGTTCATGTGATTGTTGGGCATTTGTTATTCTTGTGAGTGGATGAGTAGGGCACTGATCTGGAGATTGCTTTGAGTTTCACAGGTGCAACAGATTTTGCGTTCCCAATTCAGTAACCACTTAGGTTACAGGGGCGCTAATCTCAACTCTTGGCTTTGGTTGTTCAACTTCCATCATTGGAGGGGAGGGTTTAATAGATTCGTTACTAGATTTGGATATTGAATTCAATGGTTTCTAATGGCGTTGTTGTTAGGATTTGGGGATTTGTGGGTAGTAGGGCGCCTTCGAGTTTTGCAGGGGCAAAATTTTGTTTGTCATGATGCCCAATTCAGAGACCCATGTGATCAATTTGATAGTATTTGTTTGCTGCCAGTGAAACTAGCTATTTTAAGGAACTGTTGTAATGCATTCCAGGAAGTTTGGTTGTCCTATGTGTAGATGTTTATTGCTTTATGCTATTAGAGCCTGGTATGTGTATGCAACTGCACATATTTCACTTTAACTGCCTTCTTTTTGTAATTTTAGATTGTCTATGACTCTATGTGACAATATGCTGGTGATCatcattttttttgtatttataaacatcttaaaaggaaaatgaCAAGTGGAAGTTGCTGTCATTACTCTATTCTAAACAGTACTGCATTGTTGCTAGTACAAAAGGTTTCTTGCAGCTTTTGCTGCTGCCTCCTAAGgtagttttagttttttttccaCCGTGGATCAATTCGCACCAAAAACTCACCGAGATATCCAAACAGTTTAACCAGATGACAATGCCTTAAAACGTATTTACTACTACCAATGCTGCTACAATTGTTACACCAGAGTTGTTTTAGTTGTTCTGGTTGGCGTTTTTTTTGAGTTTCAGTCGTGTGTGTTCCTTAAACAAGTAAGATGTGGTGTGAATTTGTCTCTTTTAAACATTTTCTCTACTTCTTAAAGCAATGATACAAAGTCCTCCTGcatatttgagaaaaaaaacactGCCCTGTTGCCAAAGAAAGTCGTTTCTACTTTCGCTGAAACCATGTCTACTTTCACATGCCTAGTTATTTCTGTACCTATTGTGAACTTATGTCAGGTCTTATATTTACACAAGGCATGCTTACTTGTGTTCTGCCGATGGCTTCTCCTTGAGAtggcaattttttttatttaacggATTTGATGCTTTGGAACTTGGAAACACCTTTTGTGGTAAAGGGATGTGTATTTCAGATGAGTACATGGTGAATGTGGTCCCCCAGGATCTAATTCTAACAATAGAAAGATGTGTTTGGTGATATTTACCAACATGGATATCATTACCATTTATTGGATTAATGGAGTTGATTTTTGTCAGTGGATATGCatggaatatttttttttatcaaaacATACTATTGCTCGTGAGATGGATGTCAATTCATGTTGTTTCAAGCATTGATGTGTTTTTGTCAGTGGAGTAGGGTGTTCATCTGGAGATTACTTTGTAGTTCACAGGGGCAACAGAATTTTGCTTGCCGTCATGCCCAATCCAGCGAATGTTTCCACTATTGGGGTTAATCTGGACTCTTTGCTTGGGTTGTTGTAGTGTTAATGTCACTTGAGGAAAGAGTTTATTTTGTTGCTTGCTAGATTTTGATGCAAATGTTCAATTGTTTTTGATAGATGGATGTAACTGTTTAAAGCATCGATGTTGGGGTTTGTTTTTTTGATGAGTGATCCCCAAGAATTGGAATTGGCTTTAATTTTCACAGGGGCAAGAGAATTTTGTTTGTCGTGATGCCCAATTTGGCGACCACTGCCATTATAGGGCGCTGTTGTGTGAAAGTAACCCCATGGGATAAATTTTATTCAAGCTGTTTGTTTCCACTGAATCTAGGAGTTCTAAGGAACTGTGCAATGGTGTGTATGCCATTTTGAAGTGTCGTATGTGGATATGTTTATTTTATGCTATTAGTGAGGGCTTGGCCCAGTATGTGTGTATAACCTTGCATGTTTAACTTGACCACATTCTGTGTGATTTTAGACTGCCTCTGCGGTCATCACAACTTTATTTGGGTTTGTAGCCATCTTAAAAGGTATAAACGACAAGTTGAAGTTTCTTTGGTTACTCTGCTATTGTGTTCAAAACTGTCCTTTGGTCATAGCGCCAAAGAGAGCAGTTTTTATTTCTTTGTTTGAAAGTTGAAACTATTATTTTGTGCCTACTTTGAACAAACTCAGGTATTATATTTACTCATTGCATGCTCTGTTCTGTCTGCTGATGGCTTATCCTTGAGATGGCAGAAGATATATTCAAATTTTATGCTTGGTAACTTGGAAGCGCCAATTTTGGTATAGGAGTGTATATTACAGATTTAATAAATGGTGAATGTGGTCCCCCAGGGAATCTAATTCTAACAATAGAAATATATGTTTCCTGATACTAAATGACTTGGATATCATTCACATTTCCTGGACATAGTTTTACTTTTATCAGTCTACAGGCATGAAATGTTTTTTTGGGACATGCTTATTGCTCATCAGGGTGGATATTTTGACCATTTtaagtgcaagatagatgcctcTCATATTGTGGTTTTTTGCTTTTAAACTGCAAACTGTCAAGGGCCTCCACACCTAGCTCAGGAGGACCTTGGCTGCGCAGGTTGTAGCTAGAGGTAGGAGATGGGGGCGCCAGGGTGTGCCTGGCGCCTGACAGCAGGGGGGTGAGATTGGAGATAGCAGGAGATGAGAGGTTAGAGATAATCACTTCATTGCTTGATCATAACTGAGTAGCTGGTTACATCTTATAGGAGCTGAGCTCCTTGATTCTAATGCCAGGCATTAACTAGAGCCGGCTAATTACTACTTGACTGCTCTCCTACTTCTTGAGCCACGCATAGGCCTTAATCACCAGCCGTCCTGGCCTCTTCATGGCCCTGTGCTGCACCTCGTGTTCGAGGCCGGCGGCTGTACTGATGGCCCCACATCACATCTCTCCCCCCTCGATCAGCAGCTCGTCCTTGAGCTGGAAGGTGGGGTAGCGCTCCTGGAAATTCTCCAAGTCTTCCCAGGTTGCTCATGCAGCAGGTTCATCCTTCCAGTGCAGCAGGACTTGGCGCATGCCCCTTGCCAGTCTTGCTTGTGTGACGCGGTCTGGTACTGGCTGAGTGGTGCCGTGGTGGGTAGGAGGCACAGCTGGTGGTGCTGATGGAGGTGTGCCGACGAATTTCTTGACGAGGCCGAcgtggaacacatcatgcagtTTGGCGCCTGCAGGAAGTTCCAGTCGGTATGCGACCTCGTTGATGATGGCGGTGATGCGGTAGGGGCCGTAGAAGCGGGGGCGCAGCTTGCCCTTGGTGGTGCCTTGAAGTGACGCTGGGTGGCGATGGCGAAGACGGAGCCAAACCCAGTCACCCACCGCGAAGTGGACCTCCCTGTGATGCTTGTTGTAGTGCTTGTTGTAGACTTCTTGCGCCTGTTCCAGGCGCACGCGTGCATCTCCCAGCAGTTCGTCACGGGCAGCCATGCTCTTGGCCACAGCGGGGACCCGGGACTCTCCTGGTTCATAGGAACGGATGGAGGGTGGATCGCGGCCATAGATGATGGCGAACGGCGTGGTCTTTAGCGCAGTTTGGAATGCGGTGTTGTAGACAAATTCTGCCCATGGCAGCCAGCGAAGCCATTGCCGTGGCCTGTCCCCTGTTATGCAGCGGAGATACATCACAATGATCTTGTTGGCAGCTTCAGTTTGGCCATCAGACTGAGGATGGAATGCAGTCGTCATCCTCAGCTTGATTGCTTGATTCCAGATAGCTTCATCAGTTCTTTCTAGAATATGGAGGTGAACACCGGGTCCCTGTCTGATACGATGGACTGGGGAATGCCATGAAGACGTACAATCTCAGAAAAGAAAGCTTGGGCCACTGACTCCGCTGATTAAGGGTGGGCGAGGGCAATGAAATGACAGTATTTACTCTATCTGTCCACCACTGTCAAGATAACAGATTTGCCCCCGACTTTTGGTAAAGCCTCAACGAAGTCAATGCCAATGTCTGCCCAAATCGCCGAAGGTACTGGCAGGGGGAGCAAAAGACCTGCTTGGTGAAGGTGTTCTGATTTGTAGCGCTGACATGTTGCACAAGCACGCACGAAGTCTTGCACAACGGCACGCAGATTGGGGGAGTGGAAGTCTTGGCGAAGACGGTGCAGCGTGCGTTGCACACCTTCATGGCCATTGTCGTGCATAGCCGCCAGGATCTCATGGAGCAGGGGGGTGCCTGGAGGTTTGTAGAGGCGCCCCTGGAACGCCACCAGGCCGTCAATGACAGCCCATGGCGCAGAGCGTTTGTCGTTGAGGATCTCTTCGCGGAGGGTGATCAAAGCTGGGTCCTGTTCGTTGGCCTGACGGAGGCGTGTGATGAAGTCGAAACAGGGCCCAGTGATTGCCATGGCAGTCAGCTCTTCTGTATCATGGCGGGATAGGGCATCGGCCACGGTGTTGGAGCAGCCAGCCTTGTATTCCACCGAAAAATCGAAGCCCAGGAGCTTTCCCACCCAATGATGCTGTGGGATGGTGGCAAGACGCTGATCAAGTAAGAACTTAAGGCTGTAATGATCAGTGCGGAACAGGAAACACCGACCCCAAAGGTAAGGCCTCCAGTGGCGGATGGCGAGGACGAGACCAATCAATTCTCGTTCGTAGGCGGCGAGGGACTGGTGTCTTGGGGCCGCCGGCCTGCTGAAGAAAGCGATGGGATGTGTCCCCTGCAGCAGTACAGCCCCGAACCCGTAAGTGGACGCATCGCACTCCACGATGAACTGGAGCGTCAAATCGGGCAGCGCCAGTATCGGGGCTGTAGTGACAACCTTTTTTAGGGCCTGGAATGCTTCTGCTGCTGCTTCAGACCAGGAGAACCCCTCTTATTTGAGAAGGGCAGTGAGGGGGGCGGCGATCGAGCCAAAATCTTGGACAAATTTGCGGTAGTAACCCACCAGCCCCAAGAATCCTCGAACTGCCCGTGCTGAACGGGGTACTGGCCAGTCCTCCACCGCCTGGACCTTGGCGGGGTCCATGGTCACGCCGTTGGCCGAGATAACATGGCCCAAGTACGCGATGGAGGAGGAGCCAAAGGCGCACTTGGACTTCTTGACGAAGAGTCGATGCTGCTGGAGGAGTGTGAGGACGGCGCGGACGTGGCCGAGGTGCTCTGCCATGGACTAGCTGTATATCAATATGTCGTCGAAGAAGACCAGCACGAACCGGCGCAAGTAGGGCCTCAAGATATCGTTCATCAAGGCCTGAAACGTTGCTGGCGCGTTGCAGAGGCCGAAGGGCATGACGAGGAACTCATAGAGCTCTTCATGAGTCTGAAAAGCCGTCTTCTCGATGTCGCCCGGCTGCATCCGGACTTGATGATAGCCGGAACGCAGGTCCAACTTGGAGAAGAATCGGGCGCTGTTCAGCTCGTCCAGGAGCTCATCGACGACCGGAATGGGGAAGGCGTCCTTTACAGTGATGGCGTTGAGAGCTCTGTAATCGACGCAAAAGCGCCAGGACCCGTCCGCCTTCTTCACTAGCAGCACCGGAGAGGAAAAGGCGGACGAGCTGCGCCGGATCAGCCCTTGTTGCATCATGGTCGCGCATTGCTTTTCCAGCTCATCTTTGTGGGCAGCTGGATAGCGGTACGGGCGGACAGCGACTGGTGCAGACCCCGGGAGAAGGGTGATGGCGTGATCCCGGGACCGTGGCGGTGGCATGCCGGATGGCTCGGTGAAGATGGACTCAAACTGGTCTAGGAGCACGGCTAGGGGTCGGTGTCGAGGCAGGCCTTCAGGCGTGGTCTAGACGGACCGGAGACGCCTTTCCAGCAGACGGCGCGCCCCTGGTGCTGCACTGTCATAGACAGGGCGCCGAAATCCCAGAGTATAGGCCCTAGGGTGGCCAACCACTGGGTGCCCAGTACCACATCATAGCCCGCCAGGGGCAGTGCGAAGAAGTCGGCGACGAAGGAGGTCCCCTCGATGGAGAACGCCGCTGCACGGTATACGACTGGGCACGGCACCAGCTCGCCATTAGCCATGGTTACTTTCATACCGCCGTGGAGCTGGAGGCGGAGGGAGGTGCGGGCTGCTGCCTCGGCCGCGACGAAATTATCCGTCGATTCGGAGTCTAGCAGGGCTAGCAGCGAGACGCCGCCTAGGTTGATGTGGAGTTGCATCGTGTCCCTTGTGCGGACCCCGGCGATGGCGAGGAGGGAGATCGTGGGGTCCTCCAGGTTGACCAGCGGCTCCAGTTCTGCGGGATCCTCCTCCTCGGTGAGGTCCAGGAAGAAGAGGCGCTGGCAGACTCGGTTTTGGCCACGGGAGTACTTGTCGTTGCAATTGAAGCAGAGGCCCTGGCGACGGCGGTCTTCCATCTCCGTCGGGGTGAGCCGCTGCACCTGGCGGCCTTTGAAGACCGGCGCAGGGACCCGTCCGCCCACTTGGGGGGGCGCGGGCAGAGCCAGTGGCTGGGCCGGATCCGCCAGGAGCCCACGGCCCGCGAGTCGAGGCGCCGAAGCGCTAGCCGCGGCGACCGCCGAGGTGCTCTGCTCGCGGATCTCCAACTTGCGCGCCAGACTCATCGCCACGATGAGTGTTTGGGGGTTCTGCATCTCGACGTCGTGGCTGAGCGGCGGCCCGAGACCCGCCGTGAACGCCTGGATTCGTTGCTCCTCTTCCAAGGGACCGATGTGCGGCAGCAAGGCCTCGAACCGGTCCTGGTAGTCGGAGACCGACCCGGTGCGCTTGCAGGCCATCAGCTCCCCCATTGGATTGGagcggaggggggggggggggggggggaaccgGAGGTTGAGAATCTCGGAGAAGCGCCGCCATGAAGGAGTGCCTTCCGACTGCTGCACCTGGATATACCACATTTGCGCGCTGCCTTCCAAGTTGTAAGATGCCATCCATACCTGCTCCTCGGCGATGATACGCTGCTGGACGAAGTATGATTCACAGCGATTGATGAACGCCAGCGGGTCGGATTTCCCGTCGAACTTGGGGAAATCCAGCTTCTGGAATCGGGGCGGTCGATCGCCCCTGTTCTCGCCGAACTGCTGCGCGCCCGATGCTGATGAGGAAGGTGGTGGTTGCTGACGCAGCGTCATCAGCTGCTGCTGCATCGCGGCCATCCCCTTGGTCAGTTCGGCGACTTGCCGACTTAGTTCAGCGATGGAGGCTTCAGACGTGGCTGGTGTTGATGAAGCAGAGGAGTGGGTGGGGGACGATGGGGTGGAGGTGGAAGAACGGTGGCCGGAGGATCGACGGACCCCTGATACCAAGTTGTCAAGGGCCTCCACACCTAGCTCAGGAGGACCTTGGCTGCGCAGGTTGTAGCTAGAGGTAGGAGATGGGGGCGCCAGGGTGTGCCTGGCGCCTGACAGCAGGGGGGTGAGATTGGAGATAGCAGGAGATGAGAGGTTAGAGATAATCACTTCATTGCTTGATCATAACTGAGTAGCTGGTTACATCTTATAGGAGCTGAGCTCCTTGATTCTAATGCCAGGCATTAACTAGAGCCGGCTAATTACTACTTGACTGCTCTCCTACTTCTTGAGCCACGCATAGGCCTTAATCACCAGCCGTCCTGGCCTCTTCATGGCCCTGTGCTGCACCTCGTGTTCGAGGCCGGCGGCTGTACTGATGGCCCCACATCACACAAACACTATGCTGGACTGTTGGTGACTGGTTTATGATTCTATTCCATCATTTCAGTCTGTTTCTTGTAAATACATATTTCATCCAGTTTTCTGCCACTTCGAGTGCTGTAAGACGATTCTGTTCTGTTTAGGTATATGTTTCCTTATGAAATATCCTCACTGATTTATGCATAATCTGTAAGCATTTTAGGTAAATACTAATATAATTGAAGGGATTGTCGACAAATATGATAGTTAAGAAACAATCAGGTTTCCTTTGTATATGCTTCGTGTCAACCTTTTCTTcagtctataatttattttagcATTCATACACACTATGCCACATATGTACTTTGATTATATAATTCTGATGGCTATGATATCTCTTTGTTCCAGCGTGTGCTATATGTAGACATTGATGTCCATCATGGAGATGGCGTGGAGGAGGCCTTCTTCACTACAAACCGAGTCATGACAGTTTCTTTTCACAAGTATGGGGATTTTTTCCCTGGTACTGGACATATCACTGATGTTGGGGCTGCCGAGGGGAAGCATTATGCTCTGAATGTTCCCCTGAGTGATGGTATCGATGATGCCACCTTTCGTGATCTGTTCCAATGCATCATTAAGAAAGTTATGGAGGTTTATCAGCCAGACGTGGTTGTCCTCCAATGCGGAGCTGACTCTTTGGCTGGAGACAGGTTAGGTTGCTTCAACCTGTCTGTGAAGGGTCATGCTGACTGCCTCCGGTTTCTTAGGTCGTACAATGTTCCTATGATGGTTTTAGGTGGTGGAGGTTACACCATCAGAAACGTTGCACGCTGCTGGT
This window of the Sorghum bicolor cultivar BTx623 chromosome 7, Sorghum_bicolor_NCBIv3, whole genome shotgun sequence genome carries:
- the LOC8073075 gene encoding histone deacetylase 6, which encodes MAASGEGASLPSPAGGEDAHRRRVSYFYEPSIGDYYYGQGHPMKPHRIRMAHSLVVHYGLHRLLELSRPYPASEADIRRFHSDDYVAFLASATGNPSVLDPRAVKRFNVGEDCPVFDGLFPFCQASAGGSIGAAVKLNRGDADITVNWAGGLHHAKKSEASGFCYVNDIVLAILELLKFHRRVLYVDIDVHHGDGVEEAFFTTNRVMTVSFHKYGDFFPGTGHITDVGAAEGKHYALNVPLSDGIDDATFRDLFQCIIKKVMEVYQPDVVVLQCGADSLAGDRLGCFNLSVKGHADCLRFLRSYNVPMMVLGGGGYTIRNVARCWCYETAVAVGVEPDNKLPYNDYYEYFGPDYILHIQPKSVENQNTTKDLENIKNMILESLSKIEHVPSTQFHDRPSDPEAPEEKEEDMDKRPAQRSRLWSGGAYDSDTEDPDNLKSESKDVTANLQMKDEPKNDL